From Rubrivirga sp. SAORIC476, a single genomic window includes:
- a CDS encoding choice-of-anchor B family protein: MTRLSLLAAVLLVSSASAQTLDLIGTVDLPAIATDSLETGGSDVWGYVAPDGAEYAIMGDIEGVSIVAVPSLEVVARIPGPTEDARWYWRDIKTYGHYAYAVSEATGRSEGLQIIDLSNLPESAEEVAVIRGPDDALVSSHNLSIDVATGHAYVLNSDGSAVLVLDLADPLAPVVVATLDVGDVHDVVAFEDRVYIAEGRNPTYSIWDLSDKANPVLVTRVSVPNAGYVHNIWPTDDGRHVLTTEETAEKTVKVWNIEDPNNPELIGEWLGANRIAHNVLIQGRYAFLSHYTAGVYVLDLADLTTPTVVAHHDTYGRNDDVAMDGNWGATLPSPGGYVYGSDGTGQLTVLKWSPPVDS, translated from the coding sequence ATGACCCGCCTGTCGCTCCTCGCCGCCGTTCTGCTGGTCTCGTCTGCCAGTGCCCAGACGCTCGACCTGATCGGGACCGTGGACCTGCCTGCCATCGCGACGGACTCGCTGGAGACGGGCGGCTCGGACGTGTGGGGCTACGTGGCGCCCGACGGCGCGGAGTATGCCATCATGGGCGACATCGAGGGCGTGTCCATCGTGGCGGTGCCGAGCCTGGAGGTGGTGGCCCGCATCCCCGGGCCGACCGAGGACGCGCGCTGGTACTGGCGCGACATCAAGACGTACGGGCACTACGCGTATGCCGTCTCCGAGGCGACGGGGCGCAGCGAGGGGCTCCAGATCATCGACCTGTCGAACCTGCCGGAGAGCGCGGAGGAGGTGGCGGTGATCCGAGGGCCGGACGACGCGCTGGTGTCGTCCCACAACCTGTCCATCGACGTGGCGACGGGGCACGCCTACGTGCTCAACTCGGACGGCTCGGCGGTGCTCGTGCTGGACCTCGCCGATCCGCTCGCGCCGGTCGTGGTCGCGACTCTGGACGTGGGCGACGTGCACGACGTGGTCGCGTTCGAGGACCGCGTCTACATCGCGGAGGGCCGCAACCCGACGTACTCGATCTGGGACCTGTCGGACAAGGCGAACCCGGTGCTGGTGACGCGGGTGTCGGTGCCGAACGCGGGCTACGTCCACAACATCTGGCCGACGGACGACGGCCGCCACGTGCTGACGACCGAGGAGACGGCCGAGAAGACGGTCAAGGTGTGGAACATCGAGGACCCGAACAACCCGGAGCTGATCGGGGAGTGGCTGGGGGCCAACCGGATCGCGCACAACGTGCTGATCCAGGGGCGCTACGCGTTCCTCTCGCACTACACGGCGGGTGTCTACGTGCTGGACCTGGCGGACCTGACGACCCCGACGGTGGTGGCGCACCACGACACGTACGGGCGGAACGACGACGTGGCGATGGACGGCAACTGGGGCGCGACGCTGCCCTCGCCGGGGGGCTACGTGTACGGCAGCGACGGGACGGGCCAACTGACGGTGCTCAAGTGGTCGCCACCGGTGGACTCGTAG